The Solanum pennellii chromosome 11, SPENNV200 genome contains a region encoding:
- the LOC114074898 gene encoding esterase FUS5-like, translating to MSRFNISCTDSRELIVLTFSITKHGVLNAEKEESKKKKPRILCLHGYGGSGEIFKKVIFRWPESITGKLDLVFLDGTFPAQAGKSTREGFFDPPYFVWFQSNKDFKECLEYIEDFMLKHGPFDGVLGFSQVIIFC from the exons ATGAGCAGATTCAACATATCGTGTACAGATTCTCGAGAACtca TTGTCCTTACATTTTCCATAACAAAACATGGTGTACTTAACGCGGAAAAAGAagaatcaaagaagaaaaaaccaAGAATCCTTTGCCTCCATGGCTATGGAGGAAGTggtgaaatcttcaagaaaGTGATTTTCCGGTGGCCGGAATCCATCACCGGAAAATTAGATTTGGTTTTCTTGGATGGAACTTTTCCAGCTCAGGCAGGGAAATCTACCCGTGAAGGTTTTTTTGATCCTCCTTACTTTGTATGGTTTCAATCAAATAAG GATTTCAAGGAATGCCTAGAGTATATAGAAGATTTTATGTTAAAGCATGGACCTTTTGATGGTGTTCTTGGTTTCTCAcaagtaattatattttgttaa
- the LOC107004226 gene encoding esterase AGAP003155-like isoform X1, translating into MLMYLPFFWEEIKKENTMEKESKRKPRILCLHGYRESAKILKKLIFRWPESVTGKLDLVFLDAPFPAKGKSRIEGYFDPPYFEWFQFNKDCTEFYNFEECLEYIEEFMSKHGPFDGILGFSMAAILCAAIPGMQREGVALTKVPKIKFVILISGAKFGGPSFGVPKLAVNAFSYPINCPSLHFLGEKDYQKKDGEVLLECFVDPQVIHHPKGHAIPELDDSSGEIILGFIEKTFQKNLGTRAHQYNRKPRAKF; encoded by the exons ATGCTTATGTACCTACCATTTTTTtgggaagaaattaaaaaagaaaatactatGGAAAAAGAATCAAAGAGAAAACCAAGAATTTTATGTCTCCATGGCTATAGAGAAAGTGCTAAAATACTCAAGAAATTGATTTTCCGGTGGCCGGAATCTGTCACCGGAAAATTAGATTTGGTTTTCTTGGATGCACCTTTTCCGGCGAAGGGCAAATCTCGAATTGAAGGTTACTTTGATCCTCCTTATTTTGAATGGTTTCAATTTAATAAG GATTGCACAGAGTTTTACAATTTTGAAGAATGCCTTGAATATATAGAAGAGTTTATGTCAAAGCATGGACCTTTTGATGGTATTCTTGGTTTCTCAATG GCAGCTATTTTATGTGCAGCAATACCAGGCATGCAAAGGGAAGGTGTGGCTCTAACAAAagttccaaaaataaaatttgtgatATTAATATCAGGGGCTAAATTTGGAGGACCTTCATTTGGGGTACCAAAATTGGCTGTCAATGCATTTTCATATCCAATTAATTGTCCATCACTTCATTTCTTAG gAGAAAAGGATTACCAAAAAAAAGATGGAGAAGTTCTATTAGAGTGTTTTGTGGATCCACAAGTAATTCACCATCCTAAAGGACATGCCATACCAGAACTAG aTGATAGTAGTGGTGAAATAATACTTGGGTTTATTGAAAAGACATTCCAAAAAAACTTAGGAACAAGGGCACATCAATATAATCGGAAGCCCAGGGCGAAATTTTAG
- the LOC107004226 gene encoding esterase AGAP003155-like isoform X2 — protein sequence MLMYLPFFWEEIKKENTMEKESKRKPRILCLHGYRESAKILKKLIFRWPESVTGKLDLVFLDAPFPAKGKSRIEGYFDPPYFEWFQFNKAAILCAAIPGMQREGVALTKVPKIKFVILISGAKFGGPSFGVPKLAVNAFSYPINCPSLHFLGEKDYQKKDGEVLLECFVDPQVIHHPKGHAIPELDDSSGEIILGFIEKTFQKNLGTRAHQYNRKPRAKF from the exons ATGCTTATGTACCTACCATTTTTTtgggaagaaattaaaaaagaaaatactatGGAAAAAGAATCAAAGAGAAAACCAAGAATTTTATGTCTCCATGGCTATAGAGAAAGTGCTAAAATACTCAAGAAATTGATTTTCCGGTGGCCGGAATCTGTCACCGGAAAATTAGATTTGGTTTTCTTGGATGCACCTTTTCCGGCGAAGGGCAAATCTCGAATTGAAGGTTACTTTGATCCTCCTTATTTTGAATGGTTTCAATTTAATAAG GCAGCTATTTTATGTGCAGCAATACCAGGCATGCAAAGGGAAGGTGTGGCTCTAACAAAagttccaaaaataaaatttgtgatATTAATATCAGGGGCTAAATTTGGAGGACCTTCATTTGGGGTACCAAAATTGGCTGTCAATGCATTTTCATATCCAATTAATTGTCCATCACTTCATTTCTTAG gAGAAAAGGATTACCAAAAAAAAGATGGAGAAGTTCTATTAGAGTGTTTTGTGGATCCACAAGTAATTCACCATCCTAAAGGACATGCCATACCAGAACTAG aTGATAGTAGTGGTGAAATAATACTTGGGTTTATTGAAAAGACATTCCAAAAAAACTTAGGAACAAGGGCACATCAATATAATCGGAAGCCCAGGGCGAAATTTTAG
- the LOC107004226 gene encoding esterase CG5412-like isoform X3 has product MLMYLPFFWEEIKKENTMEKESKRKPRILCLHGYRESAKILKKLIFRWPESVTGKLDLVFLDAPFPAKGKSRIEGYFDPPYFEWFQFNKDCTEFYNFEECLEYIEEFMSKHGPFDGILGFSMAAILCAAIPGMQREGEKDYQKKDGEVLLECFVDPQVIHHPKGHAIPELDDSSGEIILGFIEKTFQKNLGTRAHQYNRKPRAKF; this is encoded by the exons ATGCTTATGTACCTACCATTTTTTtgggaagaaattaaaaaagaaaatactatGGAAAAAGAATCAAAGAGAAAACCAAGAATTTTATGTCTCCATGGCTATAGAGAAAGTGCTAAAATACTCAAGAAATTGATTTTCCGGTGGCCGGAATCTGTCACCGGAAAATTAGATTTGGTTTTCTTGGATGCACCTTTTCCGGCGAAGGGCAAATCTCGAATTGAAGGTTACTTTGATCCTCCTTATTTTGAATGGTTTCAATTTAATAAG GATTGCACAGAGTTTTACAATTTTGAAGAATGCCTTGAATATATAGAAGAGTTTATGTCAAAGCATGGACCTTTTGATGGTATTCTTGGTTTCTCAATG GCAGCTATTTTATGTGCAGCAATACCAGGCATGCAAAGGGAAG gAGAAAAGGATTACCAAAAAAAAGATGGAGAAGTTCTATTAGAGTGTTTTGTGGATCCACAAGTAATTCACCATCCTAAAGGACATGCCATACCAGAACTAG aTGATAGTAGTGGTGAAATAATACTTGGGTTTATTGAAAAGACATTCCAAAAAAACTTAGGAACAAGGGCACATCAATATAATCGGAAGCCCAGGGCGAAATTTTAG
- the LOC107004166 gene encoding esterase AGAP003155-like has translation MEKKLRILCLHGFRGSGEILKKLIFRWPESVIGKLDLVFLDAPFPAQGKSPLEGFFDPPYFEWFQSNKDFTEFYNFEECLEYIEDFMLKNGPFDGVLGFSQGAVLGAAIPGMQSDGVALTKVPKIKFVIIISGAKFGGPTYGIPKLVANTFSSTINCPSLHFLGEADFQRKDGEILLECFVDTQVIHHPKGHTIPRLDDSNVEVMLGFIEKFQQV, from the exons atggaaaaaaaattaagaattttgtGTCTTCATGGCTTTAGAGGAAGTGGTGAAATACTCAAGAAATTGATTTTCCGGTGGCCGGAATCCGTCATCGGAAAATTAGATTTGGTGTTTTTGGATGCACCTTTTCCGGCTCAGGGGAAATCTCCACTTGAAGGTTTTTTTGATCCTCCTTACTTTGAATGGTTTCAATCAAATAAG GATTTTACAGAATTTTACAATTTTGAAGAATGCCTTGAGTATATAGAAGATTTTATGTTAAAGAATGGACCTTTTGATGGTGTTCTTGGTTTCTCACAG GGAGCTGTTTTAGGTGCAGCAATTCCAGGGATGCAAAGTGATGGAGTGGCTTTAACAAAAGTTCCAAAAATAAAGTTTGTGATAATAATATCAGGAGCTAAATTTGGAGGGCCAACTTATGGGATACCAAAATTGGTTGCAAATACATTTTCATCTACTATCAATTGTCCATCCCTTCACTTCTTAG GGGAGgcagattttcaaagaaaagatGGTGAAATTCTGCTAGAGTGTTTTGTGGATACTCAAGTGATTCACCATCCTAAAGGACATACCATACCTAGACTAG ATGATAGCAACGTTGAAGTAATGCTTggatttattgaaaaatttcaaCAAGTTTGA
- the LOC107003462 gene encoding GLABRA2 expression modulator-like isoform X1 translates to MTKQQNDGVGEENAAAEAEEQKTSSVVNPDQGTKPDPKCVQQDNTITIASVNENKIGKIENEGIKSANGLNKSKKSVHWSQELVTESYVQRTTGNRGSNPYLVHSPAPVNNSASVNIKNKMENVKDVLGRWGKKVGEATKKAEDIAGNTWQHLKTSPSIADAALGRIAQGTKVLAEGGYDKIFRQTFEADPEEQLRNSFACYLSTSAGPVMGVLYLSTAKLAFCSDNPLPYKNENKTEWSYYKVIIPLHQLKAIYPSSSRTNSLEKYIQAISIDNHEFWFMGFLNYTGAVKCLQDTLQARTLQVV, encoded by the exons ATGACGAAGCAGCAAAACGACGGTGTCGGGGAAGAGAACGCGGCGGCGGAAGCGGAGGAGCAGAAGACCAGCTCCGTTGTGAATCCGGATCAAGGTACGAAACCGGATCCGAAATGTGTGCAACAGGACAATACTATTACAATTGCCTCTGTAAATGAGaataaaattggtaaaatcGAAAATGAAGGAATCAAATCGGCGAACGGTTTGAATAAATCGAAGAAATCGGTGCATTGGAGTCAGGAATTGGTGACGGAGTCGTACGTGCAGAGAACAACCGGTAACCGTGGATCGAATCCTTACTTAGTTCATTCTCCGGCTCCGGTCAACAATTCTGCTTCCGTCAATATCAAAA ATAAAATGGAGAATGTCAAAGATGTACTTGGTAGATGGGGGAAGAAGGTTGGTGAAGCAACAAAGAAGGCAGAGGATATTGCTGGCAACACATGGCAACACT TGAAAACGAGCCCTAGTATTGCTGATGCTGCCTTAGGAAGAATTGCACAGGGAACAAAGGTTTTGGCTGAAGGTGGTTATGACAAGATATTCCGCCAAACATTTGAGGCAGATCCTGAGGAGCAACTTCGAAATTCATTTGCATGTTATTTATCGACCTCAGCTGGACCAGTAATGGGAGTGTTATATTTATCTACGGCAAAGCTTGCTTTTTGTAGCGATAACCCCCTTCCCTACAAAAACGAAAACAAGACTGAATGGAGCTATTACAAG GTTATTATCCCGTTGCATCAGCTTAAAGCAATTTATCCTTCATCAAGCAGAACCAATTCGTTAGAAAAGTACATCCAAGCTATCTCTATTGACAATCATGAATTTTGGTTTATGGGATTTCTAAATTACACTGGTGCTGTGAAGTGCCTGCAAGACACGCTACAAGCACGCACTTTGCAAGTCGTTTGA
- the LOC107003462 gene encoding GLABRA2 expression modulator-like isoform X2 has translation MTKQQNDGVGEENAAAEAEEQKTSSVVNPDQGIKSANGLNKSKKSVHWSQELVTESYVQRTTGNRGSNPYLVHSPAPVNNSASVNIKNKMENVKDVLGRWGKKVGEATKKAEDIAGNTWQHLKTSPSIADAALGRIAQGTKVLAEGGYDKIFRQTFEADPEEQLRNSFACYLSTSAGPVMGVLYLSTAKLAFCSDNPLPYKNENKTEWSYYKVIIPLHQLKAIYPSSSRTNSLEKYIQAISIDNHEFWFMGFLNYTGAVKCLQDTLQARTLQVV, from the exons ATGACGAAGCAGCAAAACGACGGTGTCGGGGAAGAGAACGCGGCGGCGGAAGCGGAGGAGCAGAAGACCAGCTCCGTTGTGAATCCGGATCAAG GAATCAAATCGGCGAACGGTTTGAATAAATCGAAGAAATCGGTGCATTGGAGTCAGGAATTGGTGACGGAGTCGTACGTGCAGAGAACAACCGGTAACCGTGGATCGAATCCTTACTTAGTTCATTCTCCGGCTCCGGTCAACAATTCTGCTTCCGTCAATATCAAAA ATAAAATGGAGAATGTCAAAGATGTACTTGGTAGATGGGGGAAGAAGGTTGGTGAAGCAACAAAGAAGGCAGAGGATATTGCTGGCAACACATGGCAACACT TGAAAACGAGCCCTAGTATTGCTGATGCTGCCTTAGGAAGAATTGCACAGGGAACAAAGGTTTTGGCTGAAGGTGGTTATGACAAGATATTCCGCCAAACATTTGAGGCAGATCCTGAGGAGCAACTTCGAAATTCATTTGCATGTTATTTATCGACCTCAGCTGGACCAGTAATGGGAGTGTTATATTTATCTACGGCAAAGCTTGCTTTTTGTAGCGATAACCCCCTTCCCTACAAAAACGAAAACAAGACTGAATGGAGCTATTACAAG GTTATTATCCCGTTGCATCAGCTTAAAGCAATTTATCCTTCATCAAGCAGAACCAATTCGTTAGAAAAGTACATCCAAGCTATCTCTATTGACAATCATGAATTTTGGTTTATGGGATTTCTAAATTACACTGGTGCTGTGAAGTGCCTGCAAGACACGCTACAAGCACGCACTTTGCAAGTCGTTTGA